Proteins co-encoded in one Coregonus clupeaformis isolate EN_2021a chromosome 17, ASM2061545v1, whole genome shotgun sequence genomic window:
- the LOC121542149 gene encoding axonemal dynein light intermediate polypeptide 1 isoform X1: protein MVKINTDSLLKYDNPVLVSRNTEKKSPKARPLKVAPQQPAMTGPVPPPPKPKIPSADANKQQTEEILNAILPPREWMETNQLWVQQVSSTPCTRMDVVHLQEQLDLKLQQRQARETGICPVRRELYSQCFDELIRQVTINCAERGLLLLRVRDEILMTIAAYQTLYESSVAFGMRKALQAEQGKSDMEKRISDLESEKRDLERQVNEQKARCEAIEKRETERRQVEEKKHTEEIQFLKRTNQQLKAQLEGIIAPKK from the exons ATGGTAAAAATAAACA CTGATTCTCTGCTGAAATATGACAACCCAGTCTTGGTGAGCAGAAACACAGAAAAGAAGTCACCAAAG GCACGGCCTCTGAAAGTGGCCCCACAACAGCCTGCCATGACTGGCCCTGTGCCACCTCCACCCAAACCCAAGATCCCCTCAGCCGATGCCAACAAACAGCAAACCGAGGAGATCCTCAATGCCATACTACCACCCAG GGAATGGATGGAGACCAACCAGCTGTGGGTGCAGCAGGTGTCCAGCACGCCGTGTACCCGCATGGATGTGGTGCACCTACAGGAGCAGCTGGATCTGAAGctgcagcagagacaggccagggaGACGGGCATCTGCCCAGTCCGCAGGGAGCTCTACTCCCAGTGCTTcg ATGAGTTGATCAGACAGGTAACCATCAACTGTGCTGAGAGAGGACTGCTGTTGTTGCGTGTGCGAGACGAAATCCTTATGACCATTGCTGCTTACCAGACACTGTATGAGAGCAGTGTGGCCTTTGGCATGAGAAAAGCCCTGCAGGCCGAGCAGGGCAAATCTGACATGGAGAAGAGG ATCTCCGATTTGGAGAGCGAGAAGCGGGACCTGGAGAGACAGGTTAACGAGCAGAAGGCCAGGTGTGAGGCCATCGAgaagagggagactgagagacgGCAGGTGGAGGAGaaaaaacacacagaggagaTTCAGTTCCTGAAGAGGACCAACCAGCAGCTCAAG GCCCAGCTCGAGGGGATCATTGCCCCCAAAAAGTGA
- the LOC121542149 gene encoding axonemal dynein light intermediate polypeptide 1 isoform X2 — MIPPADSLLKYDNPVLVSRNTEKKSPKARPLKVAPQQPAMTGPVPPPPKPKIPSADANKQQTEEILNAILPPREWMETNQLWVQQVSSTPCTRMDVVHLQEQLDLKLQQRQARETGICPVRRELYSQCFDELIRQVTINCAERGLLLLRVRDEILMTIAAYQTLYESSVAFGMRKALQAEQGKSDMEKRISDLESEKRDLERQVNEQKARCEAIEKRETERRQVEEKKHTEEIQFLKRTNQQLKAQLEGIIAPKK; from the exons ATGATTCCTCCAGCTGATTCTCTGCTGAAATATGACAACCCAGTCTTGGTGAGCAGAAACACAGAAAAGAAGTCACCAAAG GCACGGCCTCTGAAAGTGGCCCCACAACAGCCTGCCATGACTGGCCCTGTGCCACCTCCACCCAAACCCAAGATCCCCTCAGCCGATGCCAACAAACAGCAAACCGAGGAGATCCTCAATGCCATACTACCACCCAG GGAATGGATGGAGACCAACCAGCTGTGGGTGCAGCAGGTGTCCAGCACGCCGTGTACCCGCATGGATGTGGTGCACCTACAGGAGCAGCTGGATCTGAAGctgcagcagagacaggccagggaGACGGGCATCTGCCCAGTCCGCAGGGAGCTCTACTCCCAGTGCTTcg ATGAGTTGATCAGACAGGTAACCATCAACTGTGCTGAGAGAGGACTGCTGTTGTTGCGTGTGCGAGACGAAATCCTTATGACCATTGCTGCTTACCAGACACTGTATGAGAGCAGTGTGGCCTTTGGCATGAGAAAAGCCCTGCAGGCCGAGCAGGGCAAATCTGACATGGAGAAGAGG ATCTCCGATTTGGAGAGCGAGAAGCGGGACCTGGAGAGACAGGTTAACGAGCAGAAGGCCAGGTGTGAGGCCATCGAgaagagggagactgagagacgGCAGGTGGAGGAGaaaaaacacacagaggagaTTCAGTTCCTGAAGAGGACCAACCAGCAGCTCAAG GCCCAGCTCGAGGGGATCATTGCCCCCAAAAAGTGA